A stretch of Fusarium poae strain DAOMC 252244 chromosome 2, whole genome shotgun sequence DNA encodes these proteins:
- a CDS encoding hypothetical protein (BUSCO:309at5125) has product MAHNLHPRAAVSDHGQMAGGYANEPPPSTLAAQLVENISASTKSSKSDENSELKGFFAIIQRVKDDPTLLKTPEDRVEHNHMLIYVYSRAVLESIRLDDPFLDRAQVRTEALKAINFLRFSIKETPAVLNHKVNSQEYMFRGQEPLWIWLLPQLLRLLGHAQCLELTEAIESFLQYTMLIIAQNWNLWDMAPAFLFYLRTVTSHILNRLQDPLVVPDVEGSFGIISLPSELALCRYIDKTSSLTGQLTYSVDRMPHALQQLISFCNVVARPIISTDETFHTVVFFSESAVWLIDVLGDMQAVRNRYSHAFPASSLYILQKTIEIERALSRKTGVGASAHKKAITLLILLCGDIVASLDASSMLDPNDEETRRSYVLALAIITAASVEDRSIGRLAMSSLVDESSMFYSAMPEGTDIWRITQMLRQVNANSEPELLSSNTHPSKFEDTEVRGILQALTLTYDAPDENSQDRSKRRKVSQADSSPMAVLMSSLGATLGLESVDDGFPNLEQKFVNIFPSLDEPRQCLALDLLSRVSCLADRKVPPSNDEKTSDTKARCSICETNEFPSRPNLYAKTAQKSRVEALFTQLIRLPIVADSRRLRVAAMMALRKVILHCDDAEILNLETSALGQWCLQSLNSSIRELRIAAGRVLATFSLTRPETVLSSIALPARPAEGNGAKNLGVNQLQEHPVHANMHLSTADRASSMKRQDLVSRNRKNSIALLKSISDKDQPNLTETLIMAWGQLGTVVWEHELNLVLIKLLEYLGSSNNVVSAFAFNELLNLADARRVTPRRLFEPFWPNLAYMATKDMVQRPQMSRTIAELLQVSVNDLLLLIQTHALPWLVLDKQKDVIRKIAEARQESEVWLPLIDPANLAATLALLLIQDTEDIAAFAKSRLDELSAHFETESLADLLQVEPVLTVMELLKAAGDSDETRKAPIRKALDTMAEMLLPSSKGTRSKKGDHTARFIHSSLLGLMARLFDVINDQNLPDPERRCYIRAMEEMIRVSRGYASTARPQISACLLSTLTQDALREASFSCWVSMLTHLGSEDVEALLETTFFVVTRYWPSMNESTTVLARRTLQQLVDKFEGLVVKYIVKLPSLRHIPELKDVELKLEQHRPAALAVEEVLEAFAERIRHENSGVTIQALTELIPYLRGNQAALHTSDASLQSDTGVVVLVRSLLDCACKYNGLLRDIARLCTEALGLIGCLDPSKTETVKEQKSIVILNNFVDTEETTDFVIFLLEEALVPAFLSTTDVKFQGFLSFVMQELTSRCDLSAACAMATSGMSGGNDIYRKWITMPEAVREVVSPFLTSKYVVAPMAHSEINYPIFRPERSYGNWLRHYVIDLLRKGQTAFADLIFEPLARVIRVRDLAIAEFILPYIVLHTLLGSRATQKDRENVLGELLAILEHQPGEGASYLEKEDMKRFCHAVFRIVDYAMRWMQTKRAAGRLTESDKERLTQVQEALDKIPAELIAQRAVDCNDYARALFHLEQHAQKMEQRKREPGERVRLLQKLQDIYANVDEPDGLDGISAHLQVLDINQQILSHRKAGRWTAVQNWYEIKLAKEPANIDARIDLLHCLKQAGQHEALLNHVKGMRTDTSIDNKIMPYAVEAAWVTGRWESLVKFTKRFHGDIIEDFNVSVATVLDKLMAKNKPKEISAIMNDIRVKISSSMNAASTSSLQACHDLLLKAHILTDLEIIIETKAGDDAARQNTMALLDRRLEIIGAYMSDKQYLLGIRRAAMELNRPSFTDLDISGLWLSSARLARKSNSLHQSFNAVLHASQLGDDAATIENAKLLWRQDQHRKAIQVLQGAIKSNKFMTQTGTATSTNTNKLNPQQKLLTARAQLLLAKWLDSAGQTHAGALREKYQQPPKTFASWEKGHYYLGRHYKKILEAEKPLKAEDQSDNYITGEVARLVIENYVRSLNSGTKYLYQTLPRILTLWLDLGAQVDKAPEGKASLSRELHRRRVEQLNLLHSFLDKYIHRLPAYIFYTALPQIVARIAHPNPQVFDRLTHIIVKVVEAHPRQALWSLIGIMTTRQVSERKARGTQILQTLRNISKKVEGSSTDFKHLLRMGEKLAEQLLLACQNGDFRSNKTVHASLSRDLRFHHKCTPCPLVVPVENSLTATLPAVSEYVKKHKAFSRDVVTIDSFLDDVLVLSSLAKPRRLTARGSDGKNYMLLIKPKDDLRTDQRLMEFNGLINRSLKRDVESSRRQLYIRTYAVTPLNEECGIIEWVPGIKTMRDILINLYASRKIYPDYTVLKQLMDEACLSDGKIRIFTDEVLGRFPPVLQLWFTQQFPNPSAWFAARLKYTRSCAVMSMVGTILGLGDRHGENVNLEEGNGGVFHVDFNCLFDKGLTFAKPERVPFRLTHNMVAAMGIYGYEGPFRKSCELTLSILRQQEETLMTILEAFIYDPTLDLQKEKRTHRRGDVGVKLQPQSVVDSIKRKVRGLLPTESIPLGVEGQVEELIKQAVDPRNLAAMYIGWCPFL; this is encoded by the exons ATGGCCCACAACCTTCATCCAAGAGCGGCTGTTTCCGATCATGGGCAAATGGCGGGTGGATATGCCAATGAACCTCCTCCATCGACCCTAGCTGCACAGCTCGTGGAGAACATTTCGGCATCCACGAAATCCTCCAAATCAGATGAGAATAGTGAACTGAAGGGCTTTTTTGCCATCATTCAGCGTGTCAAAGACGATCCTACGCTTTTAAAGACCCCGGAAGATCGAGTCGAGCATAATCACATGCTCATATACGTCTATTCGAGAGCCGTCCTCGAAAGTATTCGATTAGATGATCCTTTCCTTGACCGGGCACAAGTACGAACAGAAGCTCTAAAAGCAATCAATTTCTTGAGATTCTCCATCAAAGAGACACCTGCTGTGCTCAACCATAAAGTGAACAGCCAAGAGTACATGTTCCGTGGGCAGGAGCCACTATGGATTTGGCTTCTTCCTCAGTTGCTCAGGCTTCTCGGCCATGCTCAATGCCTTGAACTTACAGAAGCCATTGAGAGCTTCCTTCAATATACGATGCTCATCATAGCGCAAAACTGGAATTTGTGGGATATGGCCCCTGCCTTTCTGTTCTATCTTCGTACAGTTACCTCTC ACATACTCAATCGACTCCAAGATCCCCTTGTCGTACCCGATGTGGAGGGAAGCTTTGGGATAATATCTCTACCCTCAGAACTTGCTCTCTGTCGATACATCGACAAAACCTCGTCCTTGACCGGCCAATTGACGTATTCCGTTGACCGGATGCCACATGCTTTACAACAACTCATTAGCTTCTGCAACGTAGTAGCCCGCCCTATTATATCGACGGATGAGACATTTCATACTGTGGTATTTTTCTCGGAGAGTGCAGTATGGTTGATTGATGTTCTGGGAGATATGCAAGCTGTCAGGAACCGCTACAGCCATGCATTTCCCGCCTCTTCACTTTACATTCTACAGAAAACCATCGAAATCGAAAGAGCACTGTCGAGAAAGACAGGAGTTGGCGCTTCAGCTCACAAAAAAGCTATCACTCTCTTGATCCTTCTCTGTGGTGATATAGTAGCAAGCTTGGATGCTTCATCTATGCTAGACCCTAATGATGAGGAAACACGTCGCTCATACGTCCTGGCTCTTGCTATAATTACAGCAGCATCGGTTGAGGACAGGTCGATCGGACGACTGGCGATGTCTAGCCTTGTAGACGAATCCTCGATGTTCTATTCCGCTATGCCTGAAGGAACAGATATATGG AGAATTACACAGATGTTGAGGCAAGTGAACGCCAATTCCGAACCAGAGCTGCTCAGCTCAAATACGCACCCATCCAAGTTTGAGGATACAGAAGTGCGCGGGATCCTCCAGGCGCTGACTTTAACATACGATGCGCCTGATGAGAATTCACAAGATCGCTCTAAACGACGCAAAGTATCGCAAGCGGATTCTAGCCCTATGGCTGTTCTGATGAGCTCCTTGGGGGCCACCCTGGGATTAGAAAGCGTTGATGATGGCTTCCCGAACCTTGAACAAAAATTTGT GAATATATTCCCATCACTTGATGAACCACGTCAATGCCTCGCGCTTGATCTACTCTCTCGGGTATCATGTCTGGCTGATAGGAAGGTCCCGCCGTCCAATGACGAGAAAACATCTGATACTAAGGCACGCTGCTCTATTTGCGAGACAAATGAATTCCCGAGTCGTCCAAACCTCTATGCGAAAACTGCTCAGAAGTCTCGAGTCGAGGCACTTTTTACCCAGTTGATCCGACTTCCAATTGTGGCTGACTCTCGGCGCCTGAGGGTTGCTGCCATGATGGCATTAAGGAAGGTAATTTTGCACTGCGACGACGCTGAGATACTCAATCTCGAAACCTCTGCTTTGGGCCAGTGGTGTCTTCAGTCTTTGAATAGCTCGATAAGAGAGCTTCGGATAGCTGCGGGAAGAGTTCTGGCTACTTTTTCTTTGACCAGGCCAGAGACTGTCCTCTCGAGTATTGCTTTACCAGCTCGCCCAGCAGAGGGAAATGGTGCTAAAAACTTAGGAGTGAACCAACTTCAGGAGCACCCTGTTCACGCTAATATGCATTTGAGTACAGCAGATAGAGCCTCCTCGATGAAGCGCCAGGATTTGGTATCGCGCAACAGAAAGAACTCGATCGCGTTATTGAAATCAATCTCGGACAAGGACCAGCCAAACCTGACCGAAACACTCATTATGGCATGGGGTCAACTAGGCACAGTTGTTTGGGAGCACGAACTCAACTTGGTACTGATTAAACTCCTGGAGTACCTGGGAAGCAGTAACAACGTAGTTTCAGCTTTTGCTTTCAACGAGCTCTTGAACCTTGCAGATGCCCGTCGAGTGACCCCAAGACGTCTGTTTGAGCCCTTTTGGCCAAATCTGGCATACATGGCTACTAAGGACATGGTTCAGCGCCCTCAAATGAGCCGGACGATTGCTGAGCTTCTTCAGGTTTCTGTCAacgaccttcttctcctaATCCAAACCCACGCATTGCCGTGGCTTGTACTCGATAAACAAAAAGACGTCATCCGAAAGATTGCCGAGGCCCGACAAGAGTCGGAGGTTTGGCTGCCGCTGATTGACCCTGCGAATCTGGCTGCTACTCTCGCATTGCTTCTGATACAGGATACAGAAGATATCGCGGCCTTTGCAAAGTCACGCCTGGACGAGCTATCGGCGCATTTTGAAACTGAGTCACTTGCCGACCTTCTTCAAGTGGAGCCAGTGCTCACTGTGATGGAATTGCTAAAGGCTGCCGGCGATTCAGACGAGACCAGAAAGGCGCCA ATTCGGAAAGCTTTAGATACAATGGCCGAGATGCTATTGCCTTCCAGTAAAGGAACTCGATCTAAGAAAGGAGATCATACTGCTCGGTTTATTCATTCCTCGCTTCTTGGGCTTATGGCACGTCTCTTCGATGTAATTAATGATCAGAACCTTCCAGACCCAGAGCGCCGGTGCTACATTCGAGCCATGGAAGAAATGATCAGAGTGTCAAGGGGTTATGCAAGCACCGCCAGACCTCAG ATTTCTGCTTGTTTGCTGTCCACGCTCACGCAAGATGCTTTAAGGGAGGCCAGCTTTTCTTGCTGGGTGTCAATGCTCACCCATCTTGGCTCTGAAGATGTTGAGGCATTGCTAGAAACGACATTCTTTGTTGTTACTCGCTACTGGCCTTCGATGAACGAGTCAACAACTGTTCTTGCTCGGCGAACCCTTCAACAGCTGGTCGATAAATTCGAAGGTCTTGTTGTAAAGTACATCGTCAAATTGCCTTCACTTCGACATATTCCCGAGCTCAAGGATGTCGAGTTAAAATTGGAACAACACAGGCCAGCAGCACTGGCAGTTGAAGAAGTGCTGGAAGCCTTTGCTGAGAGAATCCGCCATGAGAACTCGGGCGTCACGATTCAAGCACTGACTGAGTTGATTCCGTATCTTCGTGGAAACCAGGCAGCTCTACATACATCCGATGCCAGTCTGCAATCAGACACTGGTGTTGTGGTCCTCGTGCGATCTCTCCTTGATTGTGCTTGCAAATACAATGGTCTCCTGAGAGACATCGCGCGGCTATGTACAGAAGCCCTGGGCTTGATAGGCTGTCTGGATCCCAGCAAGACCGAAACTGTAAAGGAACAGAAATCCATCGTGATTCTAAACAACTTCGTGGATACTGAAGAAACCACTGACTTTGTCATTTTTCTTCTGGAGGAAGCCCTCGTGCCGGCCTTCCTATCCACAACCGATGTCAAGTTCCAGGGATTTCTGTCCTTCGTTATGCAGGAGCTCACGAGTAGGTGTGACCTCAGTGCTGCATGTGCCATGGCGACCAGCGGGATGTCAGGTGGCAACGATATTTATCGCAAGTGGATCACGATGCCAGAAGCTGTCCGAGAGGTGGTCAGTCCTTTCCTGACTTCCAAGTACGTTGTTGCCCCAATGGCGCACTCGGAAATAAATTATCCTATTTTCCGACCTGAAAGGTCATATGGGAATTGGCTGAGGCATTACGTTATAGATCTTCTTCGGAAAGGACAGACCGCATTTGCTGATCTGATATTCGAGCCTTTGGCGCGTGTCATCCGTGTCCGGGACCTTGCCATTGCCGAATTCATTCTACCCTACATAGTACTGCATACCCTGCTAGGCTCTCGTGCTACTCAAAAGGATAGGGAGAACGTCCTTGGCGAGCTTCTGGCCATCTTGGAACATCAGCCTGGCGAAGGGGCGTCCTATTTGGAGAAAGAGGATATGAAGAGATTTTGTCAC GCTGTTTTTCGCATCGTGGACTATGCAATGAGATGGATGCAAACGAAGCGAGCAGCTGGTCGCCTCACAGAATCCGATAAGGAAAGGTTGACCCAAGTACAGGAAGCTCTCGACAAGATTCCAGCCGAGCTAATCGCACAAAGGGCTGTCGATTGTAATGATTACGCACGGGCGCTTTTCCATCTTGAACAGCACGCTCAGAAGATGGAGCAACGAAAGAGGGAGCCAGGAGAACGCGTACGGCTGTTGCAAAAGCTGCAAGATATTTATGCCAATGTTGATGAGCCTGACGGACTTGACGGAATTTCAGCTCACCTACAAGTTCTTGACATCAACCAGCAGATTCTGAGTCATCGCAAAGCTGGTAGATGGACCGCTGTACAGAACTGGTACGAGATAAAGCTGGCAAAAGAACCCGCCAACATAGATGCACGGATAGACTTGCTGCATTGTCTGAAGCAAGCTGGCCAACACG AAGCGCTTTTGAATCATGTCAAGGGCATGCGAACTGATACATCCATAGACAACAAGATTATGCCGTATGCAGTGGAAGCAGCATGGGTAACAGGGAGGTGGGAGAGCCTCGTCAAATTCACCAAGCGATTTCATGGAGACATCATTGAGGACTTCAATGTATCGGTTGCGACTGTTCTCGATAAGCTCATGGCCAAAAACAAGCCCAAAGAGATATCTGCGATAATGAACGACATAAGAGTCAAAATTTCATCGTCAATGAATGCGGCATCTACATCATCACTCCAAGCGTGTCACGACCTTCTCCTTAAGGCTCATATTCTCACAGACTTGGAGATCATCATTGAGACGAAGGCGGGAGACGATGCGGCTCGACAAAACACAATGGCGCTGTTAGACAGACGACTTGAGATTATAGGTGCTTATATGAGCGACAAGCAATATCTACTTGGTATCCGACGCGCAGCCATGGAGTTGAACAG GCCAAGCTTTACCGACCTGGACATTTCTGGATTGTGGTTATCGAGTGCACGACTCGCCCGAAAGTCGAACTCTCTACATCAATCTTTCAACGCAGTCCTGCATGCCTCGCAACTGGGTGACGATGCGGCGACTATTGAGAATGCCAAGCTTCTCTGGAGACAAGACCAGCACCGAAAGGCAATTCAAGTCCTGCAGGGAGCAATCAAGAGCAACAAGTTCATGACACAGACTGGAACGGCCACCAGCACTAACACCAACAAGCTAAACCCGCAGCAGAAGCTCTTGACAGCTCGAGCACAACTGCTCCTCGCCAAGTGGCTGGATAGCGCTGGACAGACACACGCGGGTGCTTTGCGTGAGAAGTACCAACAGCCACCAAAAACATTTGCGAGCTGGGAGAAGGGCCACTACTATCTCGGCCGGCACTACAAAAAGATCCTCGAAGCTGAAAAGCCTCTTAAAGCTGAGGACCAAAGCGATAACTATATAACCGGTGAGGTTGCAAGGCTTGTCATCGAGAATTATGTGCGATCCCTCAACTCGGGTACTAAATATCTCTATCAAACTCTTCCAAGAATATTGACTCTCTGGCTTGATCTTGGAGCACAGGTGGACAAGGCACCAGAAGGCAAGGCCTCACTTTCTCGTGAGCTTCACCGACGACGCGTGGAGCAGCTCAACCTGCTGCACTCATTCCTCGACAAGTACATCCACAGGCTGCCGGCGTATATCTTTTACACTGCTTTGCCACAGATTGTTGCCCGTATCGCCCATCCCAATCCGCAAGTATTCGACCGGTTGACTCATATAATTGTCAAGGTCGTGGAAGCTCATCCTCGACAGGCACTTTGGAGCTTGATCGGAATTATGACAACCAGACAGGTGTCGGAACGAAAAGCGCGGGGAACCCAAATTCTTCAGACACTCAGGAACATATCAAAGAAGGTGGAAGGCTCTTCGACTGACTTCAAACACTTACTCAGGATGGGGGAGAAATTAGCTGAGCAGTTGCTGTTGGCGTGTCAAAACGGAGACTTCCGCAGCAACAAGACTGTCCATGCCAGCCTAAGCAGAGATCTTCGATTCCATCACAAGTGCACTCCCTGTCCATTGGTAGTGCCTGTCGAGAACTCTTTGACAGCAACATTGCCAGCGGTGTCGGAGTACGTCAAGAAGCACAAAGCATTCTCCAGAGATGTGGTTACAATCGATTCTTTCCTCGACGACGTTTTGGTACTGAGCTCATTGGCCAAACCGAGGCGTCTTACAGCGCGTGGTAGTGATGGAAAAAACTACATGCTTCTCATCAAACCCAAAGACGATTTACGAACGGATCAGCGCCTCATGGAGTTCAACGGCTTAATCAATCGATCGCTGAAGCGGGACGTAGAGTCCAGTCGAAGACAATTGTATATCCGAACGTATGCTGTGACACCACTCAACGAAGAATGTGGTATTATCGAATGGGTGCCAGGGATCAAAACCATGCGAGATATCCTTATCAACCTATATGCTTCTCGAAAGATTTATCCCGACTATACAGTTCTGAAGCAGCTTATGGATGAAGCATGTCTTTCCGATGGCAAAATCAGAATTTTTACTGATGAGGTTCTGGGAAGATTTCCCCCAGTTCTTCAGCTCTGGTTCACACAACAATTTCCCAATCCGTCAGCATGGTTTGCTGCACGACTGAAGTACACGCGATCATGTGCTGTCATGTCTATGGTAGGCACCATTCTGGGACTTGGCGACAGGCATGGTGAGAACGTGAACTTGGAGGAGGGCAACGGTGGAGTATTCCACGTTGATTTCAACTGTCTATTTGACAAAGGCTTGACGTTTGCGAAACCTGAGCGGGTCCCGTTCCGACTCACTCACAACATGGTAGCTGCAATGGGCATTTACGGCTATGAAGGGCCTTTCCGCAAGTCTTGCGAACTGACTCTTAGCATTCTTCGCCAACAAGAGGAAACGTTGATGACTATTCTTGAGGCATTCATATACGACCCAACGTTGGACctgcaaaaagaaaaacgtACGCATCGGAGAGGAGATGTGGGCGTCAAGCTTCAGCCTCAGAGCGTTGTGGACAGCATCAAACGCAAGGTTAGGGGGTTGCTTCCGACTGAAAGCATTCCTCTAGGAGTTGAAGGCCAGGTGGAAGAACTGATCAAACAAGCGGTCGATCCAAGAAACTTGGCTGCAATGTACATAGGCTGGTGCCCATTCCTGTGA